The segment TCTATCCCAGCCATCGAAAAGCGCAGACAGGTAATCCGACTAGGATCATCGTCAGGCACAGCTCCTCCATTCATCCGCTGGCACGATACGGATAGTAGCATGCTACAGATGAGAGCTAGAAGTGTGATGTATAATGTATTGCGAGACATAATAAGCAGAGAGCTATATTTGTGTTAGGGAAGTGATGGATAGTTCGAGGGGAGTGGTATACCCTTAGTATCTATTGGTCAGATTGACTGCAAAGGAGTGAATCTGATAGTTGTTGATGAAGATGTTGATCACCAAGTTATTGCCTGGACAATCCTTACATTTATCTTCGAGCTCTAGGACTATGTCGAAGTCGTGGGTACACTCTAGATTTACGTTGGGGTTCTCTAGTATGACCTTACCGAGGAGGTCCTGCTCGAGGAAGTCCTTCTTCTCTTTCTTATTGTATAGGCGTAAGAGGTTGTGGTAGCCCGTCTTGAGCTCCATAAGTGTAAAGGAGAGGGTCCTAGCGACCTTGTCTCTGTATAGCTCTACGCCTGGATAGTTGAGGGTAGGATTGTCTAGAGGCATCCGCCTATTGATGAGGTAGGTGCCGTCGGCCGAGTAGGCCAATATGTCAAAGTCGTCGATGTTGTAGCGATCCTGTACGCTCTTGTGGAGTCTCAGCGTGATATTGATACGGTTGGTCACCTCAAGCATATTGATAGCGACCTCGTCAAATACGGTACCGTACTCCTTGCGGTCTGGTAGAGAGACGACGCGACTCTCTCCTTGCCACACTTTATGCTCTCCGAGACTGATGGCTTTATCATTCTCGGCACGTAGACGTAGCATGACATCTTTTTTGGTCGTCACGCCCTCTACGAAGTTTTCAAAAGTGAAGTATTGGTCTGCTACACCTCCCCATGCGATGAAGGAGTACTGTCCCTTCTCGACAGGTGGTAGCTCGACCTTGTAAGCTTCAGTCAGATCCACCCATCCTGTCACCTTCTTGACTGTGACTAGCACATCGTTTAGGTCAAAGGCGAAGACATACAGCCCATTTACCTCACCCACTGTCTCTGGTGCCTCCATACAGGGAGTCTGATTGTAAAAACTGATGTACACACCCTGGGGGCACTCCTCTAGATCCTCATAGATGATCTTGCTACAAGAGGTGGTGAGTGCTAGGAGAGTGAGTAAGGGAAGTATAATATGGTGAACCCTATTCATAGCTCTGATGTTTGATACAAGTGATAAGAAAAAGACTACAGGGGGACTCGACGCCTCAGTGAGAGGGAGCCTAGCGCCCCCTGTAGTCGTTGTGCGATCTACTCAGCCTCTATTTGGATAGATGCTGGGTCGATTGATTAGTAACGGTTGACAAGATTTACCGTATAGCTGTGGATCGTCCAGGGGAGTACGCGCAGCTGTACTGAGAGGTGCGTTTTCTTCGTCTCGAGCTCCTCACCGGGGTTGATCTTATCCTTGTCAGATACACCCATCTCACCGAAGCCAGTGATGTGTGCATGGTAGACCTGATTACGTACCGTAGGTGACATAGAGATCTTTTCGGTTGTATCGTTGTAAGCGACGTTTGGATTCAGCCAGATGTAGTAGTACATCTCACCGTTCTTGTACTCTGTGGTGCTCTGCTTCTTCTCGTACGAGGCGCCTGCGCCTAGAGTATTATTCATAGCCTCAGCTCTCTCCTTGGTAGAGTAGAACTTACCATCAGATAGACCTAGGTATACCGTCGTAGGAGTCGTGCCTGCAGGAGTAGCACCATCGATCTTGTCTACGGTGAAGGTAGCCTTGATCTCAAACATAGTCGTGTTACCCTTGCGATAGTTTGCGGCATCGTGTGTGACAGGGAGGACAAACTTGCTAAACGTCTCTGCACCTAGAGCAGCCTTGACATTAGCTAGCTCATTGTTTTCCTTGACGAGAGCATCTTGGTAACCACCAGCATCTGAGGGTAGGATCTTACCAGCAGCTTCTGTGCCTAGAGCAGCCCAAGTAGTAACAGTGGTAGCTGGAACAAAGTCATAGACAGGAGCTGCGACCTTCCAGTTCGTGCGATCCTCTAGGACGTTGAACTGAAGTGCGCTACCAGTCACCTGATACTTAACATCCTTGATGGTAGCTGTTGCGGTCTTTGACTCTGTCGGGTGCCCCTCAGCATCTGTGAAAGTACGCTTGACGTCGATCGTCTTGACAGCCTCATCGTCTACAGTGACGATAGCACGAGATACAACACGTGATACACGTACCTCGACACGGTTAGCCTTACCACCGATAGCGTCTTCCTTGCTGATGTTTGGTGCGATCGTTACGTCCGTAGGAGCGGTCTCATTAGTCATCAGGACGATATCCTTCTCAGACTCGTACTTAGCGACATCAGCGATAGCAGCAACGGTAGCGACAGCCTTCTTGAACTCTGCGTCAAACGTAGCTCCATCGGCAGCCTTAGCATCCAAGATGTTCGTGACCTTGTTGTTCTTATCGTTGATGACGACGTAGATCTTTACCTTGTCACCAGACTTAGCCTCTACAGCGAGGTTAGGAGCGAGGATACCGTTGTTGATGCCGTTGAAAGCAGTCTCCGTGAATTGATCTGAGCTGATCGTGGTATTAGAACCAGAGGTAGTGGCTACGTATACCTTGATCTTCTCGATCTTGTCACGACCCTGCCACTCACCATCTAGCTTGTTGTAGTCTCCAGGGAGATCACGAGTCTCAGGTGCTGGGAAGCGGACAGAGACACCTACGTAGGTGTCGCACTCACCGTTTTGGAGTGCAGCCTCTTGCTTGTCACTCTTGCAGCTTGCTAGCCCAAGCAGGAGTGCCGCAGAGGCAAGAAGCGCTGTTCTCATTCTTAGTTTCATCATTGTTAGTTGATTAAATTGTTATTATGAAGTACTGTTTAAGTGCTTTGGATTGAAGTTTGTCTTCTATTATGGGAGGGGGTTACAAGCTTTGTAGTAGCTTCTCTAGTTCGACTAGATTAGCTGCAGCCTCTTGACTTCCCTGAGCCTTGGCTTGCTCAAGGTAACTCTTAGCCTGCTCGTAGTTGCCTAGCTTACTGTAGGCAATACCTATGTTGTTGAGTGCACTAGGATCGTGCTGTAGCTTGCTCAGACGATCTATGGCGACCTGATAGCTACCCGCCTCGATGTCAGAGGCGCTAGCATTGATGATAGCTACAGGCTCATCGGGATACATACGCGTGGCTATGTCAAAGACCTGCTTGAACTCGGGCGAATTGGCTGGATAGCTCTTAGCGACGAGATACATCTCGTTGAGGCTGAGCAGGCGTGGATTGACCTTGATGACTTCACGTGCCTCGGCGACGTCAAACGCCTTGACCTCATAAGCGACCGTGTACTCCGTACGACGTATCTGCGGGTAGTAGTCACGCAGCATGATCTGATAAGTCTCGCCACGGGAGAGACGCTTGAGATGCGCATCACGAGCATCAGGATTGGCTACCTCGTCAATGATGCGAAGGATCTCATCCTTGTCCTGTATAGAGGATGCCTCAATGACCTCACGCGTCTTGACCCAGTCCTCACCATATCCTGAAACATGTAGCTGATTAGTAGGCAAGTGGTAGCGCTGAGCTAGGTACTGTGCGAAGGAGTTCGAGCGACGCTCTGCAAGTGCCTTATTGTGGTTGAAGCTACCCTCGGGAGAGGCGTATCCGACGATAGAGAGTTGCGTGACCTTAATGTTTTCGTCTCCAGTGATCTCATCCATCACCTTACGCACCTCAGAGAGTATCTGACCATTGCTCTTGTAGTTGGGGTCTAGGTCATGCTTGTCACAGCGGAAGTTAAGTACCGCAGTATGCTTGTCGGCACGAGCCTTGACAGGCTCTACCTTAGGAACAATATAAGAGAGCTGATAATTAGGCTGGTAGGGATCTGTGAGGAAAGGGGTACGGAGTACCTGTGTCTCCTCGAGCTTGAAGCAGTCAGCGCAGCCATAGACACGCTCCACGAGGAGTAGATCGGTCTGACTCATCCACTCCTTACGGGGAATGGTGTAGCTATAGGTGACTCGCTGTGCGGTACCATTCTTACGGCGGAGTGACTGTAGCGCCTCCGTGTCCCACTCGTCACGGATACCCGTAGAAGCTTTGCGCTCCTGTACGATGCTACGCTTACGTCCCTCGATCTGTACTGGGGGTAGTAGCTCCACGACCTCACCACTATCCTTCATACGCAGGGCGGGTGAAATACGTAAGAGATCGTTGGAGCGGAGATTGAGTCCATCGAGGACGATCTCCATCTGTACAGTCACGATGTCTGTCGCTTTGCTCACCTCTAGATGATCTACAGAGATCTGATGGATATAAGGACTCTGAGCCTTGAGAGCAGCTGGGAGTGTCAGTAGTAGTGATATAGCCACTAGTGCGTATTTGATCTTGTTCATAAGTCAAGCTGTTCGTCTAATTTAAAAGAGATATATGAGCGACATCGTGGCACGTGTCACACCCCAATAGTTGTATGTCCCCTCGGCCTCCTTGGTGCCACAAGTAGCACAAGGGAACTTCTCATAATGTATACGTGCATAGCCACCTCCTATGGAGGTCTCTACGTTCCAATGCTTGCTGAGTATCCACTGATAACCATAGGATAGACCAGCTCCGTAGAAGTATCCCTGGAAGCGATGGTTATTGAAAGCCTTGAATCTCCCGACGGGAATGTTGATGCCCCCTACATTAAACTGTCCCGTATGGAGGTGCAGTCCTAGGAAGTGCCCATTGAAGACGTCACAAGCCCACCAGCGTAGCTCGGGCTGGAGCAGCCAATGCTTGTAGCGTGTGTCCTCATCGAATGACCACAGGCTTCCACCGCCACCTACCTCTAGTGTGAACTGCTTGCCAAGCCTAAACTCGGCTGCAATATTGGGTGCCGTGGTAGCTCCATAGAGGAGATTGACTTTGCCAGCTACCTTCTGCGCCTCTCCCTGAGCGGGCAGGAGGAGTAGTAGGAAACCTGTGAGGAGGGCTAGGAGCGCCCTCTGTGTGGTATGGTAATGATGCATCATAAGATAGATAAAGCGTATGGGTGTGTATCAGATTCAGATAGGATATACAAGAGCTAGGTTCACTGAATTAGTCGTTATTTCTGCGGTGTACGTGGTGTGGGATTTCATTGAGATAAGTAGATATCTCTAGATCCTGGTGCAAAGGTAGAGCAAAAACTCGAATCGCTGTTGTCAAATTCGTTCTTTAATTTGACATCTTCAATCGAGAATAACAACCTCGACGGATTTTTATTCGAAGTGCTGAAGGGAAACAAGAAGCTCTTCTTCCGCTAAAAACTCTTATCGGGCCGCAATAAAGAAAAATATAAGTACATTTGTCCAGAGACCAGCAGCGAGAGCGCTCATGAACGCTCGATGCTGGTCGCTCGGCACAGACAAACACTAATCAAATTATCCTATGAAGCGACTACTACCTCTTCTCTTCCTCTACCTCCTAGCCACCCTTGGGGTGACGGCTCAGGAGAAGCAAGGGGGGCAAATCTTCCACTCTGGCAGCGAAGGTCCAGTCTTTGACTACACCGTCGAGGCTGGTCTACCACGCCCCTACTACGACGATGGTGGCCCTGAGAAGGGCATGAGGGGCAACTACTCCATGACTATCGTACAGTTCAAGCCAGTCAACTCTAATTCTCACATCACCATCGTCTTTGAGGAGATGGAGATAGGAGAGTTTGACGAATTGCGCTTCTACAATGGAGCTATCACCCTATGGAATGGTCCCGACGAAGAAGGATACTATTACTACGACTGGCCCAAGGATGTAGACCCGATCATGACTGTCAAGGGGACTCCGGCCAATCCACGCTTTACGGTCACCTCCACCGCTGCGGATGGCTGCCTGTCGGTAGCGCTCTTCAACGGATCCAACTCACCAGGCTGGAAGGCGATGGTCTACTGCGTCAGAAACGGTGATCCCGAGCCTGGCACGACGCCCCAGCAAGCGACCATTCGCTACGTCTCTACGACTGGTAGCGGTGATGGTAGCTCCTGGAGCAATGCCTCGAGCGATCTGCAAGCTATGATCGATGCTTCTTCCGCTGGTGACGAGGTGTGGGTGGCTAAGGGGACTTATCGCCCTACCAAGCTCATCAAGACTTCTAAAAATCGCTCTTACGCGTTTATACTCAAGGAGGGTGTGTCTCTCTATGGTGGATTTGCGGGCGACGAGACTAGTCGTGACGACCGCACTGCTACTGAGATGATCGGTAACTGCTATAGCACCAATGAGACGATCCTCTCTGCCGATGATGATGTCCCTGATGTCTGGACACGTATCGAGGGCGCTGGCTCTATGGTACGCCAGGAGTGGGAGATCACAGGCCATGAGGGTAACTACAACCACGTCCTTTACAGTGCTACGCCCTTTGCCGAGCGCACCACGATCGAGGGCTTTACGCTCAAGGGTGCCAATGCTAATGAGCAGAAAGTCAAGGCTTGTGGTGGAGCTCTCTACGCCTCGGGCAATGTAGCTCTACTCAACTGCAACATCACCGAGCATTACGCTTACACTGGCGCAGAGACCATGACATCTACATGGCCTTTCCTAGGCGGTGCCGTTGCGATACTAAAGGGTGATGGTAAGGCGCTGGTCAAGAATTGCGCTTTCTCCAAGAGTATGATCTCTATGCCAAACGGAGTAGCCGCTGGTGCTGGTGTCTATATCGAGCAGGGTACAGTAGAGCACTCCACCTTCGATGGTTGTATCGCATTAGATCAGGGCGGAGCTATCAGTGCTATTGGCTCTACGGTCAGAGCTTGCGAGATCACCAATAGCTATGCCGCTTCGGGTGGTGCTATCTACGCTGAGGATGCGACGCTACAATATAATAAGGTATATGACTGTAAGTCGATGCGTGGCGGTGCTATCTATGCTAGCGCCTCAACGATCGAAAACAATATCCTATATAATTGCTTTGCCGATGATCCTATCTATACTGATCCTACGATGGCAAATCGTGGAGGGGGTGCCGTATGGACGCTCGGCACGAGCACGCTCGTAGGCAACCTGATCTATAACTGTACAGGCTTCAAGGGTGGCGGTGTCGTGATGACGGCCGACGGCACCTTTGCCCACAACACGATAGCTCAGTGCGTGGCCAATAACGCTGCTGAGACCACTCCCGACCTGCTGCTGCCTGCTGGCACTAAGGCGCTCAACTCTATCTCTGGAGTAGACACTTCTAGCAAGCACTTTGTCAAGCCGACAACCTTTGCGGGCTATACTAAAGATGCGACTAAGGCTGAGGAGCTAGCCACTAGTGACTGGCACCTGCTGACCACTTCGTCTCTCATCGGTACAGGTACCTCCTCTGAGTACAATAACACGATCGACATCTATGGAGACACCCGCATACAGGAGCTCTCTGTCAATCCGGGGGCTATCGCCAAGGCTGTGACTCCTATTGAGGAGACCGCTGCGATCGTCATGACCGTGGAGAGTACGGAGCGGGAGATCAAGATAGGCACGGGTGGCCCTAAGGGGACGAAGTTCTTCATTGACTGGGGCGATGGCAACAAGGTCGAGTACGAAGGCGCTAAAAACGTCTCCAACAAGCCTCTTGACAACACGATCAAGATCTATGGTGATGATATCCTCATCCTCCTAGCGGACAATATCGGGCTCACGGCTCTCGATGTGACCCATGCGTCTAAGCTCTCTAAGCTCTCTTGTAGCAACAACAAGCTCTCTGAGCTAGACCTGACGCACAATGAGTCTCTCACAGGTGTCTACTGCTCGGAGAACCTTATCTCCAAGCCGCTCAACATCTCGCAGTGCACCAATATGCGTGCCTTCGACATCAGTCGCAACGCTATCCCTGGCCAGCTCGACCTCTCACAGATGAGCAGTCTCTCGAGCTTCAAGTGCTTTAACAATGCGATCACGGAGATACTACTGCCTAAGACCGCTCCGCTCAACACGATCGACTGCGACAGCAACCGCATCGCGACACTAGACTTGACGGGCATCAACGATCTTGCTGAGCTAAACTGTGCCTACAACGAGCTCACCGAGCTCACACTCACCGAGCTGCCTAACCTCTCGAAGGTCTACGCTCCAGGCAACAAGCTCTCTAAGATCACCTTCGACCCGAAGACGATCATCACGGATCTGACGCTCTTTAGCAATAAGTTTGCTACGATAGACCTCGCAGCGCTGCCTCAGCTGACGAGCCTATACCTACAGGACAATGAGCTGACAGCTATCGACCTGACGGTGACGCCGCTCGTCAAGTGGCTCAACCTGTCGGAGAATAAGCTCTCTAGCCTAGACGTCACGCCACTCAAGGGTCTTATGAACCTGCGCTGTGCGGGCAATCAGATCCCTGCGATCGACCTCTCACAGTCGCCTCTGCTGAACACCATCTTGATCGACGACAACAAGCTCACAGAGCTAGATGTACAGCATCAGAAGAACCTCTTCTGGCTCACCTGCTCAGGCAATGAGCTGACCAAGCTAGACCTCTCGCACAATCCGTCGGTCGTCTGGCTCAAGTGTAGCCGCAACAAGCTCACGCAGCTCGATCTCTCGGCTCAGAAGTCGGTGCAGATGCTTTACTGCGATCACAACCAGATCAGCGAGCTTAAGATCTCCAACTATGCTGGGCTACAGGGACTATTCTTGCAGAGCAATATGCTACCTGCCACAGCACTCAATAGTTTGATCAAGGCACTCCCCAACGTCTCTGAGGTGGAGGTACATGACAACAATCGCGAGTGGGCTAAGCAGCTCAACATCAGCGACAACCCAGGCACCGCCGAGGCTGATATCACACCAGCACAGAGCAACGGCTGGATCGTCACGAACGAGACTGCTATCCTCGCACCTACGACGGTGGGGGTTACGAGCATCTACTACGACGCTGACCAGAGAGCGATCGTCTCAGAGACTCCTCTGGCACAGATCACGCTCTACAGCCTACAGGGTGAGATGATCCTGCACGCTACCAGTGGTGGCACGCACTATGCGCTACCTGAGCTACCAGTGGGTAGTTACCTCGTACATGCCGAGAGCGCAGACGGAGCCATCCTCACGCTCAAGGTGGTAGTCTCCAAGTAAGGCTGCTAACGCTATAAATGCGACAAGCCCCCCCCCGACAGTGCTGGGGGGCTTGTTCGCAACAACTAATAAGTAAACTAGTATAACCTATGAAGTATAATTCGACTTTTGGCTTAATCCTAACGCTGGCGGTGGCACTTGTCACACTGAGCGCTTGCGACGAGGAGCTGCGAGACCCCAAGGAGGGTCCTATCACTTTCTTAGTTGGCGGCAAGGCTCCCGTAGCCGGTACGCCTATGCCTAAGACCCCTAACATGTCTCATGCCTCTCTGCCCGCAGAGAGCATGCCACTGGTAGAGGCTGGCAATGCCTTTAGCCTTAAGCTCTTTGGGGCTCTTCTGGAGAATCGGGCTTCCAGTGCTAACCTCGTGCTCTCACCGATCTCTATCGAGACGGCCCTCGGGATGAATGCGGTGGGTCTGTCGGACGAAGCTTTCGATGAGTACAGATCGGTACTGAAGCTACCCGCTACACAGAGCCTTGCCACTGTAGCAAGATATTATCAGCAGCTCAACGCGGTGATGTGTAGTGCGGATGAGTACGCCTGCTACTTCCCGTCCAATAGCTTTTGGGTCTCCTCAAAGTATCAAAGTCACTTGATCAAGTCCTATCCACGGCAACTCTTTGACTTCTTTGGAGCTCCGACAGCGACACTCGACCTCAGCGATCCAGCCTCTTATGAGGCGGTCAATGCTTGGATCAGTCGCAAGACCTACGGCAAGATACAACGCATGCTAGACCCCAGTCATGCTGGGGAGCAAGACCCGCTTGCCTTCCTAGTCAATACCGCATTCTTTGCAGCAGCGTGGCAATGGGAGACGAGCGAAGAGCAGACCCAAGCGGGTAAGTTCACCAATGGCGCTGGCGAGGAGGAGCCGGCTATGATGATGTCTATCCACAATGACACCTCCATCGACTACTTCGCCGATGATCGCTTTGAGGCGCTTTCGGTTGGTCTACAAGCTAGTGAGGAGTTGCAAAAGTATGGTAAGACACCATTTCGTATGCTGCTCATCTTACCGAAAGATCGTACGCTACCGCTCTCCCAGAGCCTACCGACAACTGAAGAGCTACGCAGATTCACCACCGCTGGCAAGCGCTACGCACTAGACATACGACTGCCCCGCTTGAACGCTGGGATCCCCACGCTAGACCTGACGCCAGAGCTGATGGAGCTAGGACTATGCAAGACGCTAGGAGTTCCTCTCACAGAGCTCAGCCGTATGTTTGACCCGAAGTTTCTAGCCGAGCAGTCGGGTCGACAGAACCGCCTATACCACCAAGCGACACTCCAGTGGGATGAGAAAGGCGTCGAGGGAGCCGCTGCAACGGTTATAGGGGTCGTGGAGCCTGGTATAGGTGATCCGCTTGAGACTCGTAGCATCGCTTTCGACAGGCCATTCTTTGCTTCTATCGTACACCCCGAGACGGGTAAGATACTCTTCATCGCTGCCATCAACACACTACGCAGATGATGCGTGCTCAGCAAACATATACACTAAACAGTTTAACTATAAACCATTTCCCCTATGAAAAGAATCACATCAATCCTCCTGCTCCTCATAGCAGGAGCACTCACCCTCACTAGTTGTGACTGGGATAATCCGATCACAGGTGGTGACACGCCAAGAGAGCCTGAAAAGATCTCACAGTGGCTACTTCCCATAGAGCGTTACGGCATCACCCTCGATGAGGTGACTCAGATCGAGGAGGGACGCGGTAACAAGGTCAAGCGCACAGACGAGCTGATGACCCTGACCGCTACGCCTCAAGATACCTCGGCAGTACGAGAGATCGTTTACTACTTTGACAAGAGCAGTCACTATCAGGTAGCTCGTGTACAGTTTGCTTCGCAAGAGAGTGCCAAGCAGTTTATCCAGGAGTATCTGCTCAACAATGGCTTCGTCAAGAGCGACCTCCGCACCGCCAAGGCTTCGGAAGAGATCTACATCAGCGCACCGCGCGGTAGCCGTGTCTCCTCAGTCGTCCTCGTGGATGGTGAGCAGACTGAGCCGATCTTCTGGTGGGCTAGCAACGACAACAAGAAGACCAACTGGCTACGTGTCGATCCCCTTCAGGATCAGACTACCGGTATCTGGATGCCTCTCCTACCCTACGGGGCTACCCTAGAGATGGTTCAGCTCTTTGAGGCTCGTATGGGTCACACTTACGATGCAGAGGCGAGCAAGCCTGACAAGGGCGTCTACAAGTTCAAGACGGGACACGAGGTGTACACACAGACCACCTACTGGCTTGATCTTGAGACAAACCACTTCCTCGAGGAGAGCAAGGTCTCTTGCGACACACTTCATCGCCCCACGCCTGAGCAGATCGATGCCTACCTGACGGCACAAGGCTTTAGACCTTCAGGTCTACAAGATAAGGAGGGCAACTCTCTTTACTACGACAAGGCGCTCAAGCTCGTCGCTCACATCGATATGAATATCCCTAAGGACGAGACGGCTAA is part of the Porphyromonas asaccharolytica DSM 20707 genome and harbors:
- a CDS encoding DUF3575 domain-containing protein — protein: MMHHYHTTQRALLALLTGFLLLLLPAQGEAQKVAGKVNLLYGATTAPNIAAEFRLGKQFTLEVGGGGSLWSFDEDTRYKHWLLQPELRWWACDVFNGHFLGLHLHTGQFNVGGINIPVGRFKAFNNHRFQGYFYGAGLSYGYQWILSKHWNVETSIGGGYARIHYEKFPCATCGTKEAEGTYNYWGVTRATMSLIYLF
- a CDS encoding FimB/Mfa2 family fimbrial subunit, coding for MNRVHHIILPLLTLLALTTSCSKIIYEDLEECPQGVYISFYNQTPCMEAPETVGEVNGLYVFAFDLNDVLVTVKKVTGWVDLTEAYKVELPPVEKGQYSFIAWGGVADQYFTFENFVEGVTTKKDVMLRLRAENDKAISLGEHKVWQGESRVVSLPDRKEYGTVFDEVAINMLEVTNRINITLRLHKSVQDRYNIDDFDILAYSADGTYLINRRMPLDNPTLNYPGVELYRDKVARTLSFTLMELKTGYHNLLRLYNKKEKKDFLEQDLLGKVILENPNVNLECTHDFDIVLELEDKCKDCPGNNLVINIFINNYQIHSFAVNLTNRY
- a CDS encoding DUF3868 domain-containing protein yields the protein MNKIKYALVAISLLLTLPAALKAQSPYIHQISVDHLEVSKATDIVTVQMEIVLDGLNLRSNDLLRISPALRMKDSGEVVELLPPVQIEGRKRSIVQERKASTGIRDEWDTEALQSLRRKNGTAQRVTYSYTIPRKEWMSQTDLLLVERVYGCADCFKLEETQVLRTPFLTDPYQPNYQLSYIVPKVEPVKARADKHTAVLNFRCDKHDLDPNYKSNGQILSEVRKVMDEITGDENIKVTQLSIVGYASPEGSFNHNKALAERRSNSFAQYLAQRYHLPTNQLHVSGYGEDWVKTREVIEASSIQDKDEILRIIDEVANPDARDAHLKRLSRGETYQIMLRDYYPQIRRTEYTVAYEVKAFDVAEAREVIKVNPRLLSLNEMYLVAKSYPANSPEFKQVFDIATRMYPDEPVAIINASASDIEAGSYQVAIDRLSKLQHDPSALNNIGIAYSKLGNYEQAKSYLEQAKAQGSQEAAANLVELEKLLQSL
- a CDS encoding Mfa1 family fimbria major subunit (Members of this family are fimbrial shaft proteins (major subunit proteins), found in the Bacteriodetes. The family is named for Mfa1 from Porphyromonas gingivalis, and is related to but distinct from the family of FimA from the species.), yielding MMKLRMRTALLASAALLLGLASCKSDKQEAALQNGECDTYVGVSVRFPAPETRDLPGDYNKLDGEWQGRDKIEKIKVYVATTSGSNTTISSDQFTETAFNGINNGILAPNLAVEAKSGDKVKIYVVINDKNNKVTNILDAKAADGATFDAEFKKAVATVAAIADVAKYESEKDIVLMTNETAPTDVTIAPNISKEDAIGGKANRVEVRVSRVVSRAIVTVDDEAVKTIDVKRTFTDAEGHPTESKTATATIKDVKYQVTGSALQFNVLEDRTNWKVAAPVYDFVPATTVTTWAALGTEAAGKILPSDAGGYQDALVKENNELANVKAALGAETFSKFVLPVTHDAANYRKGNTTMFEIKATFTVDKIDGATPAGTTPTTVYLGLSDGKFYSTKERAEAMNNTLGAGASYEKKQSTTEYKNGEMYYYIWLNPNVAYNDTTEKISMSPTVRNQVYHAHITGFGEMGVSDKDKINPGEELETKKTHLSVQLRVLPWTIHSYTVNLVNRY
- a CDS encoding serpin family protein — its product is MKYNSTFGLILTLAVALVTLSACDEELRDPKEGPITFLVGGKAPVAGTPMPKTPNMSHASLPAESMPLVEAGNAFSLKLFGALLENRASSANLVLSPISIETALGMNAVGLSDEAFDEYRSVLKLPATQSLATVARYYQQLNAVMCSADEYACYFPSNSFWVSSKYQSHLIKSYPRQLFDFFGAPTATLDLSDPASYEAVNAWISRKTYGKIQRMLDPSHAGEQDPLAFLVNTAFFAAAWQWETSEEQTQAGKFTNGAGEEEPAMMMSIHNDTSIDYFADDRFEALSVGLQASEELQKYGKTPFRMLLILPKDRTLPLSQSLPTTEELRRFTTAGKRYALDIRLPRLNAGIPTLDLTPELMELGLCKTLGVPLTELSRMFDPKFLAEQSGRQNRLYHQATLQWDEKGVEGAAATVIGVVEPGIGDPLETRSIAFDRPFFASIVHPETGKILFIAAINTLRR
- a CDS encoding right-handed parallel beta-helix repeat-containing protein is translated as MKRLLPLLFLYLLATLGVTAQEKQGGQIFHSGSEGPVFDYTVEAGLPRPYYDDGGPEKGMRGNYSMTIVQFKPVNSNSHITIVFEEMEIGEFDELRFYNGAITLWNGPDEEGYYYYDWPKDVDPIMTVKGTPANPRFTVTSTAADGCLSVALFNGSNSPGWKAMVYCVRNGDPEPGTTPQQATIRYVSTTGSGDGSSWSNASSDLQAMIDASSAGDEVWVAKGTYRPTKLIKTSKNRSYAFILKEGVSLYGGFAGDETSRDDRTATEMIGNCYSTNETILSADDDVPDVWTRIEGAGSMVRQEWEITGHEGNYNHVLYSATPFAERTTIEGFTLKGANANEQKVKACGGALYASGNVALLNCNITEHYAYTGAETMTSTWPFLGGAVAILKGDGKALVKNCAFSKSMISMPNGVAAGAGVYIEQGTVEHSTFDGCIALDQGGAISAIGSTVRACEITNSYAASGGAIYAEDATLQYNKVYDCKSMRGGAIYASASTIENNILYNCFADDPIYTDPTMANRGGGAVWTLGTSTLVGNLIYNCTGFKGGGVVMTADGTFAHNTIAQCVANNAAETTPDLLLPAGTKALNSISGVDTSSKHFVKPTTFAGYTKDATKAEELATSDWHLLTTSSLIGTGTSSEYNNTIDIYGDTRIQELSVNPGAIAKAVTPIEETAAIVMTVESTEREIKIGTGGPKGTKFFIDWGDGNKVEYEGAKNVSNKPLDNTIKIYGDDILILLADNIGLTALDVTHASKLSKLSCSNNKLSELDLTHNESLTGVYCSENLISKPLNISQCTNMRAFDISRNAIPGQLDLSQMSSLSSFKCFNNAITEILLPKTAPLNTIDCDSNRIATLDLTGINDLAELNCAYNELTELTLTELPNLSKVYAPGNKLSKITFDPKTIITDLTLFSNKFATIDLAALPQLTSLYLQDNELTAIDLTVTPLVKWLNLSENKLSSLDVTPLKGLMNLRCAGNQIPAIDLSQSPLLNTILIDDNKLTELDVQHQKNLFWLTCSGNELTKLDLSHNPSVVWLKCSRNKLTQLDLSAQKSVQMLYCDHNQISELKISNYAGLQGLFLQSNMLPATALNSLIKALPNVSEVEVHDNNREWAKQLNISDNPGTAEADITPAQSNGWIVTNETAILAPTTVGVTSIYYDADQRAIVSETPLAQITLYSLQGEMILHATSGGTHYALPELPVGSYLVHAESADGAILTLKVVVSK